One genomic window of Streptococcus mitis includes the following:
- the pepO gene encoding endopeptidase PepO — translation MTRYQDDFYDAINGEWQQTAEIPADKSQTGGFVDLDQEIEELMLTTTDKWLAGQDVPEDAILANFVKYHRLVRDFDKREADGITPVLSLLKEFQELETFADFTAKLAEFELAGKPNFLPFGVSPDFMDARINVLWASAPSTILPDTTYYAEDHPQREELLTLWKESSANLLKAYDFSDEEIEDLLEKRLELDRRVAAVVLSNEESSEYAKLYHPYAYEDFKKFAPALPLDDFFQVVLGQVPDKVIVDEERFWQAADQFYSEEAWPILKATLILSVVNLSTSYLTEEIRVLSGAYSRALSGVPEAKDKVKAAYQLAQGPFKQALGLWYAHEKFSPEAKADVEKKVATMIDVYKERLAKNDWLTPETRDKAIVKLNVIKPYIGYPEELPERYKDKVVDETASLFDNALAFARVEIKHSWSKWNQPVDYKEWGMPAHMVNAYYNPQKNLIVFPAAILQAPFYDLHQSSSANYGGIGAVIAHEISHAFDTNGASFDENGSLKDWWTESDYAAFKEKTQKVIDQFDGQDSYGATINGKLTVSENVADLGGIAAALEAAKREPDFSAEEFFYNFGRIWRMKGRPEFMKLLASVDVHAPAKLRVNVQVPNFDDFFTTYDVKEGDGMWRSPEDRVIIW, via the coding sequence ACAGACAGCTGAAATCCCAGCAGATAAGTCTCAAACAGGAGGTTTTGTTGATTTAGATCAGGAAATTGAAGAACTTATGCTTACGACTACAGATAAGTGGTTGGCAGGTCAAGATGTTCCAGAGGATGCTATCTTGGCAAATTTTGTCAAATACCACCGCCTAGTTCGTGATTTTGACAAGAGAGAAGCTGACGGTATCACACCTGTTTTATCTCTTCTTAAAGAATTCCAAGAATTAGAGACTTTTGCAGATTTCACTGCTAAATTAGCAGAGTTTGAACTTGCTGGCAAACCAAACTTCCTTCCTTTTGGTGTATCACCAGACTTCATGGATGCCAGAATCAATGTTCTATGGGCCAGTGCTCCAAGCACTATCTTGCCAGATACAACCTACTATGCAGAAGACCATCCTCAACGCGAAGAGCTCTTGACTCTTTGGAAAGAAAGCAGTGCAAATCTTCTCAAGGCTTATGATTTCTCTGATGAAGAAATTGAAGATTTGTTAGAGAAGAGATTAGAACTAGACCGCCGAGTTGCGGCAGTGGTGCTTTCTAATGAAGAAAGTTCAGAATATGCTAAACTCTACCATCCATATGCTTACGAAGATTTCAAGAAATTTGCGCCTGCCCTACCTTTGGATGACTTCTTCCAAGTCGTTCTTGGACAAGTACCAGACAAGGTTATCGTAGACGAGGAACGTTTCTGGCAAGCAGCAGACCAATTCTATAGTGAAGAAGCATGGCCTATCCTCAAGGCAACCTTAATTTTAAGTGTTGTGAATCTCTCAACCAGCTATTTAACAGAAGAAATTCGTGTCTTGTCAGGTGCCTATAGCCGTGCGCTTTCAGGAGTTCCAGAAGCCAAAGACAAGGTCAAGGCAGCCTACCAGCTGGCACAAGGTCCTTTCAAGCAAGCTTTAGGCCTATGGTATGCCCACGAAAAATTCTCTCCAGAAGCTAAAGCAGATGTGGAGAAAAAAGTAGCGACTATGATTGATGTTTATAAGGAACGCTTGGCTAAGAATGACTGGCTGACTCCTGAAACTCGTGACAAGGCCATCGTTAAACTCAATGTTATCAAGCCTTATATCGGTTACCCAGAAGAATTGCCAGAACGCTACAAGGACAAGGTAGTGGATGAGACTGCTAGTCTTTTTGACAATGCTCTAGCCTTTGCGCGTGTGGAAATCAAACACAGTTGGAGCAAGTGGAATCAGCCTGTAGACTACAAGGAATGGGGCATGCCTGCTCATATGGTCAATGCCTACTACAATCCACAGAAGAACCTGATCGTCTTCCCAGCGGCTATTTTACAGGCTCCTTTCTATGACTTGCATCAGTCATCTTCTGCTAACTACGGTGGTATTGGGGCGGTTATTGCCCATGAAATTTCCCACGCCTTTGATACCAACGGAGCATCCTTTGATGAAAATGGTAGTCTCAAAGATTGGTGGACAGAGAGTGACTATGCTGCCTTCAAGGAGAAAACACAAAAAGTCATTGACCAATTTGATGGACAGGATTCTTATGGAGCAACCATTAACGGTAAATTGACTGTGTCAGAAAACGTGGCTGACTTGGGAGGAATCGCTGCAGCGCTTGAAGCAGCGAAGAGAGAACCAGACTTCTCAGCAGAAGAATTCTTCTACAACTTCGGTCGCATTTGGCGCATGAAAGGTCGTCCAGAATTTATGAAACTTTTGGCTAGTGTCGATGTGCACGCACCAGCCAAACTCCGTGTCAATGTACAAGTACCAAACTTCGATGATTTCTTTACAACCTATGATGTCAAAGAAGGAGACGGTATGTGGCGTTCGCCAGAAGACCGCGTGATTATTTGGTAA